A portion of the Segatella copri DSM 18205 genome contains these proteins:
- a CDS encoding DUF6056 family protein, whose product MNKKQLKIVTGVAIAVLIISIIPMLWISQYLHPVADDYVFGAEVYKIWNETHSFPACVQTAWNVAMTMYHTWQGTYSACFLMALQPGAFGAYWIVPILLASSLIMSTYALLYLIMRKLLHTTRIEFLLVSSVFSLINLQFVYSAYDAFYWYNGAMYYTLYFSMSLCLASLLIAYHLSGKIRKCFVGILAVLLTIFIAGGNFVSGFGTAAILFIAIAITYLEQKKLPKFLTCILLVYLAAFSFSILAPGNAFRELAVKESHPNIIAAIGITLSKSIGFIVDRFISLMSLTFVTLIPIVNRLARKSQFKFSHPWLCLIITLGIYCSFFFPHCYAMGYEGPNRVKNIYAYALFWFILTNMFYLSGAMARKAEVQAPLSSAIYQFIDAARNKYNKTLQYSYIYAIIIYALVVVVKPSTSNRTLSLLVKGKIQASDREMKEREEILSSYSNAVVELKPLITKLPSDTHYDALPDPGYWVNQAIALYYGKQEVFTTSSYNINNENIYLMKHYKKDVGPRNLKYKNFREQRNNSINLTQQTKKHPEGSIALLK is encoded by the coding sequence ATGAATAAGAAGCAATTGAAAATTGTAACAGGAGTAGCTATTGCAGTTCTAATCATATCCATCATTCCCATGTTATGGATAAGCCAGTATCTTCATCCAGTTGCGGATGATTATGTCTTCGGTGCAGAAGTATATAAGATTTGGAATGAGACCCATTCATTTCCGGCTTGCGTTCAGACAGCCTGGAATGTAGCTATGACGATGTATCATACATGGCAGGGCACCTATTCCGCCTGCTTCCTCATGGCTTTACAGCCGGGAGCATTTGGCGCCTACTGGATTGTCCCTATCCTTCTTGCATCAAGTCTCATCATGTCAACCTATGCGTTGCTATACTTGATTATGAGGAAGTTGCTGCATACCACCCGAATAGAGTTCCTGCTAGTATCCTCTGTTTTTTCTCTCATCAACTTGCAGTTTGTTTATTCTGCATACGATGCTTTCTATTGGTATAACGGGGCCATGTACTACACCCTATACTTCAGCATGTCGCTATGCCTGGCATCCTTGCTGATAGCCTACCATTTATCCGGAAAAATCCGAAAGTGTTTTGTTGGCATCCTGGCTGTGCTCCTCACTATTTTCATTGCCGGAGGTAATTTTGTATCAGGCTTTGGAACTGCTGCCATACTTTTCATCGCCATTGCCATCACTTACCTGGAGCAGAAGAAGTTGCCAAAGTTTCTCACCTGCATTCTGTTGGTTTATCTGGCTGCCTTCTCTTTCAGTATTCTGGCACCAGGAAACGCATTCCGCGAGTTGGCCGTGAAAGAATCGCACCCTAACATTATAGCTGCCATCGGAATTACCCTTAGCAAAAGCATTGGCTTTATCGTCGACAGATTCATCAGCCTGATGTCATTGACCTTTGTTACTCTGATTCCTATCGTAAACAGATTGGCTCGCAAGTCACAGTTCAAGTTTTCACATCCGTGGCTCTGCCTCATCATTACATTGGGCATATACTGTTCCTTCTTCTTTCCACATTGCTATGCCATGGGATACGAGGGGCCAAACAGAGTGAAGAATATCTATGCCTATGCCTTGTTCTGGTTCATACTCACCAATATGTTCTACCTCTCAGGTGCCATGGCACGAAAGGCGGAGGTCCAGGCTCCTCTAAGTTCTGCCATATATCAGTTTATTGATGCTGCCAGAAATAAATACAACAAGACACTCCAATATTCATATATCTATGCCATCATCATTTATGCGCTGGTTGTCGTTGTTAAACCATCTACCTCTAATCGCACCCTCAGCCTCCTGGTAAAAGGCAAGATACAGGCAAGTGATAGGGAGATGAAAGAAAGAGAGGAGATTCTGAGCTCATACAGCAATGCCGTTGTGGAATTGAAACCTCTGATTACAAAACTTCCTTCCGATACGCATTATGATGCATTGCCGGATCCGGGATATTGGGTAAACCAGGCCATTGCCTTATATTATGGCAAACAGGAGGTTTTTACCACATCTAGCTATAATATAAATAATGAGAACATATATCTCATGAAACATTACAAGAAGGATGTTGGCCCTAGAAACCTGAAATATAAAAATTTCAGAGAACAGAGGAATAATTCAATAAATCTCACCCAACAAACGAAAAAGCATCCGGAAGGCTCCATCGCTTTGTTGAAATAA
- a CDS encoding AAA family ATPase has protein sequence MNKIPFEYGSIAENEYFIDRIEDRKDLKTFLGGGINVMLISPRRWGKSSLVKAAMEELKQEQKDIRVCYLDAFKIFSEEEFYNKFVSAILQGVSSTMEKRWADIVKFVQSISPSLTINSDPVNAVEINLNFKPLKESAEEILNLPEKIAKAKGIHVIVCIDEFQQLANLPDWKRLEGTMRSVWQGQHSTTYCLYGSKRHMMMDIFGNSKNPFYRFGQMMTLKKIAKEYWKPFIHDSFYNHGKSISDDMIERICNTMQCHSWYMQQFCFLIWTRTATVVTEEIYQSQLTKLLDTNSDMFITDIDGMPASQIAFLRAVCMGETHFNAQQVVAEYGLGAPRTITKNKKTLVERDFIEKSGDGFKMVDPVFELWFKREYCNILLQ, from the coding sequence ATGAACAAGATACCATTTGAATATGGTTCTATCGCAGAAAATGAATATTTCATAGATAGAATCGAAGATAGAAAAGACCTCAAGACTTTTCTTGGAGGAGGCATCAACGTGATGCTGATTTCTCCAAGACGATGGGGCAAGTCTTCACTTGTCAAAGCAGCAATGGAAGAGCTGAAGCAAGAGCAGAAGGACATAAGAGTATGCTATCTGGATGCCTTCAAGATTTTCTCCGAGGAAGAGTTCTACAACAAGTTTGTAAGTGCAATACTCCAAGGAGTTTCTTCCACGATGGAAAAGAGATGGGCCGACATCGTAAAGTTCGTCCAATCCATATCTCCAAGCCTTACCATCAATAGCGACCCGGTGAATGCCGTAGAAATAAATCTAAACTTCAAACCTTTGAAGGAAAGTGCCGAGGAAATTCTCAATCTACCAGAAAAGATTGCCAAGGCAAAAGGCATCCATGTCATCGTGTGTATTGATGAGTTCCAACAATTGGCAAACCTGCCCGACTGGAAGCGCCTGGAAGGAACCATGCGTTCGGTGTGGCAAGGACAACACAGTACGACCTACTGTCTCTATGGCAGTAAACGCCACATGATGATGGATATATTCGGCAACTCGAAGAATCCATTCTATCGTTTTGGACAGATGATGACCTTGAAGAAGATAGCCAAGGAATACTGGAAACCTTTTATTCACGACAGTTTCTACAATCACGGCAAGTCTATCAGCGATGATATGATAGAGCGAATCTGCAATACCATGCAATGCCATTCCTGGTATATGCAGCAATTCTGCTTTCTCATCTGGACACGTACGGCAACAGTGGTGACAGAGGAAATCTATCAGTCACAGCTCACCAAGCTTCTGGATACCAATTCCGATATGTTCATTACCGATATTGATGGCATGCCTGCCTCACAAATAGCATTCCTGCGTGCCGTCTGCATGGGAGAGACTCATTTCAATGCCCAACAGGTAGTAGCAGAATATGGACTCGGTGCTCCACGGACCATCACCAAGAACAAAAAGACTCTTGTAGAAAGAGACTTCATAGAGAAATCGGGCGATGGTTTCAAGATGGTTGACCCCGTCTTCGAACTGTGGTTCAAACGAGAATACTGCAACATCTTACTTCAATAA
- a CDS encoding LTA synthase family protein, whose amino-acid sequence MIPLESYLLASNLSDFTASVIDSMRWIDALLPLSTLICIYSLHKRKNRGAEASGRERGAYALRIKQYALTTLAAFLLSVILIFAKGGPEKAFYNLDNANMYTCKVPMYTIFGNLIHEANQQKTVFTPKIKAEIDNWMKHQPAYQPLADSIARKKTLVVIFCESLESWEINRKVEGKEITPNLNRYIADSHTLYAPHVLTQVKGGRSIDGQLLVSTGLLPLMSGCYAMQFPFTHYPSLVKAMKEEHPDLSSYLMTVDKPITWNQSVVAESFGISQMFFNDQWVNDEKVGSRKKLGDVSFMKQIVAKLKKGGIMKKGKSNYLQIVTYSGHNPFILPDNLKRIHFKGDYPEKMRDFMIMANYTDHGLGILLDYLKSRPDYKDMMIVIIGDHEGLAADRKPICESPAAKGIVSDKQFTPFIVVNAPVGGIYNKVMGQVDQYPTILNLMHLDHYKWKGMGQSIFDPRKYPAAVGSDNMNVETTGNVPEKEIKRLTQAHRISDFLIRYDKIIKPQIRNL is encoded by the coding sequence ATGATACCTCTGGAAAGTTATCTGCTGGCTAGCAATCTGAGCGATTTTACGGCGAGTGTGATTGACTCGATGAGATGGATAGATGCCTTACTCCCGCTATCTACACTTATCTGCATCTATTCTCTTCATAAGAGAAAGAACCGAGGAGCAGAAGCGTCTGGAAGAGAGCGAGGAGCTTACGCCCTGCGAATCAAGCAATATGCCTTAACCACACTTGCAGCATTCCTGCTTTCTGTTATTTTAATCTTTGCTAAAGGAGGACCAGAAAAGGCATTCTATAACTTGGATAATGCCAACATGTACACCTGCAAAGTGCCAATGTACACCATCTTTGGCAATTTGATACACGAAGCGAACCAACAAAAAACGGTATTTACCCCTAAGATAAAAGCAGAAATTGATAACTGGATGAAACATCAACCAGCCTATCAGCCACTCGCTGACAGTATCGCCAGGAAGAAAACCCTAGTAGTCATCTTCTGCGAATCGCTAGAAAGTTGGGAAATCAACCGAAAGGTAGAAGGTAAGGAAATCACTCCAAACCTGAACCGTTACATCGCCGACAGTCATACTCTCTATGCTCCACACGTTCTCACTCAGGTGAAAGGCGGACGCAGCATAGACGGACAGCTTCTGGTAAGCACAGGTCTGTTGCCGCTGATGAGCGGATGCTACGCTATGCAATTTCCTTTTACCCACTATCCTTCATTGGTTAAGGCGATGAAGGAAGAGCATCCCGACCTGAGTTCTTATCTGATGACGGTGGACAAGCCTATCACCTGGAACCAGTCTGTGGTGGCAGAAAGCTTCGGCATCAGCCAGATGTTCTTCAACGACCAGTGGGTGAACGATGAGAAAGTGGGCAGCCGCAAGAAACTGGGCGATGTATCCTTCATGAAGCAGATTGTGGCAAAGCTCAAGAAAGGCGGAATCATGAAGAAGGGAAAAAGTAATTATCTGCAGATTGTAACTTACTCCGGTCACAACCCATTCATCCTGCCCGACAACCTGAAGCGCATTCATTTTAAAGGCGATTATCCGGAAAAGATGCGCGACTTCATGATCATGGCCAACTATACCGACCACGGTTTGGGCATCCTCCTCGACTATCTGAAGAGTCGCCCGGACTACAAGGATATGATGATTGTGATAATTGGCGACCACGAAGGTCTTGCTGCCGACCGCAAACCTATCTGCGAATCGCCAGCCGCCAAAGGCATCGTAAGCGACAAGCAGTTTACTCCTTTCATAGTTGTAAACGCTCCTGTAGGTGGAATATATAATAAGGTGATGGGACAGGTTGACCAATATCCTACCATCCTCAACCTGATGCATCTGGATCACTACAAATGGAAAGGTATGGGGCAGAGCATCTTTGATCCTCGCAAATATCCTGCTGCTGTAGGTTCAGATAATATGAACGTAGAAACGACAGGTAATGTACCGGAAAAGGAAATCAAGCGACTCACCCAAGCCCATCGCATCTCGGATTTTCTGATTCGTTACGACAAAATTATAAAACCTCAAATCCGCAACCTATAG
- a CDS encoding glycosyl transferase family 90 — translation MNIQKLKYKFHSGKNSKPWYYIKGFVNLHIPEFYLRWRKNRILVKAKSRDDYEYILQRVNYYNKLTADSLNLNKEQWDKKAVCIKDQKMTQQKVYFLDTMEYARAFDNNNKWNLLEGDIVYVEDIPTIVKSRPLSENNSNSVLLKMDKVRHFIFIKDNISFADKEDKAIFRGKIAGKDIRLNFFEQYFGNPRFDIRTIDLIKPEWKGEKISIYDHLRYKYVMALEGNDVASNLKWIMSSNSIAIMPQPTCETWFMEGTLKPDYHYIEVKPDLSDLEEKMDYYSAHPKEAQKIIEHAHEYVKQFKDKKREEIISFLVLDKYFNLLK, via the coding sequence ATGAATATTCAGAAATTAAAGTATAAATTTCATAGTGGAAAGAACAGTAAACCTTGGTATTATATTAAGGGCTTTGTAAACCTACATATACCAGAGTTTTATCTACGTTGGCGTAAAAATCGCATTTTAGTAAAGGCCAAGTCTAGGGATGATTATGAATACATTCTGCAAAGAGTGAATTATTACAATAAATTGACTGCTGATAGCTTGAATTTGAACAAGGAGCAATGGGATAAAAAAGCTGTCTGTATAAAAGATCAGAAGATGACTCAGCAAAAAGTTTATTTCTTGGATACAATGGAATATGCTAGAGCTTTCGATAATAATAATAAATGGAATCTTTTAGAAGGTGACATAGTTTATGTAGAAGATATTCCAACGATTGTAAAAAGTCGCCCATTGTCTGAGAATAATTCTAATTCTGTTTTGTTGAAAATGGATAAGGTCCGCCATTTTATCTTTATAAAAGATAATATCTCCTTTGCAGATAAGGAAGATAAGGCCATTTTCAGAGGCAAGATAGCAGGAAAGGATATTCGTTTGAATTTTTTTGAGCAATACTTTGGCAATCCTCGTTTTGATATTCGTACAATAGATTTAATAAAGCCTGAATGGAAAGGCGAAAAAATCTCTATTTATGATCATTTAAGATATAAGTATGTTATGGCTTTGGAAGGTAATGATGTTGCAAGCAATTTGAAATGGATCATGTCCTCAAATTCTATTGCAATTATGCCGCAACCAACTTGTGAAACTTGGTTTATGGAGGGTACTCTCAAGCCTGATTATCATTACATAGAAGTAAAACCGGATTTGTCTGACTTGGAGGAAAAGATGGATTATTATTCCGCTCACCCTAAAGAAGCTCAGAAAATTATAGAACATGCTCATGAGTATGTTAAGCAATTCAAGGACAAAAAACGAGAAGAAATCATCTCGTTTTTAGTCCTTGATAAGTATTTTAATTTGCTTAAGTAA
- a CDS encoding AAA family ATPase produces MRKSKEAPFVFGVRVEGDSFTDRREETERLKANFTYGVNTILISPRRMGKTSLVDKVCSLVESEDIRIARIDAFGCRSENDFINAFATAVVRATSSKWEEWMENAKVFLSRFVPKISIGQDPLTDFSLALEYNAGNNTTEEVLRLPEMIARSKGCHIVVCIDEFQQIGGFPDSLTFQKKLRSVWQLQNHVSYCLYGSKKHMMEQMFQNASYPFYRFGDFFYLNKISEKDWVEYICQRFESTGKHISEELAREICLVTDRYSSYVQQLAWFVWLRVQDDSVATEEDLKYGIDRLLDACEPLFIQQTEDLSAYQMNFLHAITNGVHTGFTQTAILETYRLGTAANVTRLKKSLMVKDLITIPAPKHLEMSDPILALWLKRRVWK; encoded by the coding sequence ATGAGAAAAAGTAAAGAAGCTCCGTTTGTATTCGGTGTTCGTGTGGAGGGAGATTCCTTCACCGACCGAAGAGAGGAAACAGAACGCCTGAAGGCGAACTTTACGTATGGAGTGAATACGATATTGATTTCACCTCGTCGTATGGGTAAGACTTCATTGGTGGATAAGGTGTGTTCGCTTGTAGAGAGCGAAGACATCAGGATAGCTCGTATAGATGCCTTTGGTTGTCGCTCAGAGAATGATTTTATCAATGCTTTTGCCACAGCTGTGGTTCGGGCTACTTCTTCAAAATGGGAAGAATGGATGGAGAATGCCAAGGTGTTCTTGAGCCGTTTCGTTCCGAAAATCAGTATTGGGCAAGATCCTTTGACTGATTTCTCTTTGGCTTTGGAGTATAATGCAGGTAACAATACAACAGAAGAGGTTTTGAGACTTCCGGAAATGATAGCTCGGTCAAAAGGTTGTCATATAGTAGTCTGTATCGATGAATTTCAGCAGATAGGTGGTTTTCCAGATTCCTTGACTTTCCAGAAGAAACTCCGTAGCGTATGGCAATTACAGAACCATGTATCTTACTGCCTTTATGGAAGCAAGAAACACATGATGGAACAGATGTTCCAGAATGCCAGTTACCCATTCTATCGCTTTGGTGATTTCTTCTATCTGAATAAAATTAGCGAGAAAGACTGGGTGGAGTATATCTGTCAGCGTTTTGAATCTACCGGCAAGCATATTTCTGAAGAGCTGGCTCGTGAAATCTGTCTGGTAACAGACAGATATTCTTCTTATGTACAGCAGTTGGCATGGTTTGTATGGTTGCGAGTACAGGATGATTCTGTAGCTACAGAAGAGGACTTGAAATATGGAATAGACCGGTTGCTGGATGCCTGCGAGCCCTTGTTTATCCAGCAAACCGAAGACCTTTCAGCCTATCAGATGAATTTCCTGCATGCCATCACTAATGGAGTACATACCGGTTTCACCCAGACGGCGATATTGGAAACCTATCGTCTGGGTACTGCTGCCAATGTAACCCGCCTCAAGAAGTCCTTGATGGTGAAAGATCTGATTACGATTCCTGCTCCTAAGCATCTGGAAATGAGTGACCCCATTTTGGCGTTGTGGCTCAAGAGAAGAGTTTGGAAATGA
- a CDS encoding glycosyltransferase family 4 protein produces MKNILIDFTRLAEKCGFGEIADNYSQQLISISDIQDMHFIFLVKEKHKGFAGNNVDYVSVEHLAHDLRKLNKKIDLWHSTDQLFIKRKHKKGMKNILTIHDLNFLHEKKGIHRLKTLWKMKWHIRRSDYITVISEYVKDDLLNHINIGNKPLDVIYNGIKDTDLELQTKPEFIKNDQKFFFTIGQTRAKKNFKTLIPMMKYLPEYKLYICGSPDKRHYYELLKIKEGCGTENVIFTGEISNAEKNWMYAHCEAFLFPSLLEGFGLPVLEAMRFNAKVFSSRFTSLPEVCKNHATYFDSYVPEEMAATVKAGIAQWSKDSEEAKAAREYSLGYTYSKYTQTYINLYKKMLGI; encoded by the coding sequence ATGAAGAATATATTAATAGACTTTACACGATTAGCGGAAAAGTGCGGCTTTGGTGAAATCGCAGACAACTACAGCCAGCAGCTCATCAGCATTTCCGACATACAGGATATGCACTTCATCTTTCTTGTAAAGGAGAAGCACAAGGGATTTGCCGGAAACAACGTGGATTATGTATCAGTGGAACATCTGGCACATGATTTAAGAAAGCTCAACAAGAAAATTGATTTGTGGCATTCCACAGACCAATTGTTCATCAAGCGCAAACACAAAAAGGGGATGAAGAACATCCTGACTATCCATGACCTCAACTTCCTGCACGAAAAGAAAGGCATCCATCGCCTGAAAACTCTCTGGAAGATGAAATGGCATATCAGACGTTCTGACTATATCACCGTCATTTCAGAATATGTAAAAGATGACCTGCTAAATCATATCAATATTGGGAATAAGCCTTTGGATGTGATTTACAATGGCATCAAAGACACGGATCTGGAGCTGCAAACTAAGCCAGAGTTCATCAAAAACGACCAAAAGTTCTTCTTTACTATCGGTCAGACCAGAGCCAAGAAAAACTTCAAGACATTGATTCCTATGATGAAATATCTTCCAGAATACAAGCTCTATATTTGCGGAAGTCCAGACAAAAGGCATTATTACGAATTACTAAAAATTAAAGAAGGATGCGGTACCGAGAATGTGATATTTACTGGCGAAATCAGTAATGCCGAAAAGAACTGGATGTATGCCCACTGTGAAGCCTTTCTCTTCCCTAGCCTTTTAGAGGGATTCGGACTCCCGGTACTGGAAGCCATGAGATTCAACGCCAAGGTCTTCTCTTCCAGATTCACCAGTCTGCCAGAGGTATGTAAGAACCATGCCACCTATTTCGACTCCTATGTTCCGGAAGAGATGGCGGCTACCGTAAAGGCTGGTATCGCCCAATGGAGCAAAGACTCGGAAGAGGCAAAAGCTGCCAGGGAATATTCGCTAGGCTATACTTACAGCAAATATACCCAAACCTACATCAACCTGTATAAGAAGATGTTAGGCATATAA
- a CDS encoding glycosyltransferase family 32 protein, protein MTPKLIHLCWFSNDPYPVEIKVCLDTWKRLMPDYVVKVWDYAAAKSIGCDFIEEALDARKWAFAADVVRFYAVYKEGGIYMDSDIYLHRRFDEILPEDGFATFNEKDKEEFGLQAAFFMGTAGNAFCQKMFEYYQNRHFKNPDGSFNDTISPYTMSAVAKSFGWQMKDEKQVMPGLTVYPTHLVAPNNHYPVDSETIGVHRVAGSWRKRKLGRFIEIKIKHLWHVVRYALFKK, encoded by the coding sequence ATGACACCAAAACTCATTCACCTTTGCTGGTTTAGTAATGACCCTTATCCTGTAGAGATAAAGGTTTGTTTGGATACATGGAAGCGCTTGATGCCCGACTATGTTGTTAAAGTGTGGGATTATGCTGCGGCTAAGTCTATAGGATGTGATTTTATTGAGGAGGCTCTGGATGCCCGAAAGTGGGCCTTTGCTGCCGATGTTGTGCGATTCTATGCCGTTTACAAAGAAGGTGGTATTTATATGGATAGCGATATCTATCTGCATCGTCGCTTTGATGAGATTCTTCCGGAGGATGGCTTTGCAACTTTTAATGAGAAGGATAAGGAAGAGTTTGGATTGCAGGCAGCCTTCTTTATGGGTACAGCAGGCAATGCGTTCTGCCAGAAGATGTTTGAATATTATCAGAACCGCCATTTCAAGAATCCGGATGGCTCTTTCAATGATACGATTTCACCTTATACGATGTCGGCTGTGGCGAAGTCTTTCGGATGGCAGATGAAGGACGAAAAGCAGGTGATGCCTGGCTTGACGGTTTATCCTACGCATCTTGTTGCTCCCAACAATCATTATCCGGTGGATAGCGAGACGATAGGAGTGCATCGCGTTGCGGGTAGTTGGCGAAAGAGAAAACTGGGACGATTCATCGAGATTAAGATCAAGCATTTATGGCATGTAGTAAGATATGCCCTTTTCAAAAAGTGA
- a CDS encoding lipopolysaccharide kinase InaA family protein, producing MRKIKINPKYEYLRAFIESIPDIFEKEGREIYNKRNLIKVLTAPDGTQVNVKRFHIPHGLNKFIYSWNIRKPKGQRAFEYPMILKRKGINTPEPLALIEDRNFLNLLGYSYLITIQCDYGHTLYEMADAKPKEYQYVAKALAHFAADIHLHEILHKDFTPGNILWKQDNEGFHVMLVDINRMEFGPVSEKKGLYNLRRFWGPKEFTRILVSEYALLRNIDTDEAVAYVMKVRAKFWTKYGKKHDIPFQLEL from the coding sequence AGAAGGAAGGTCGTGAGATATATAATAAGCGCAACCTCATCAAGGTGCTAACAGCACCAGATGGAACACAGGTTAACGTAAAGCGCTTTCATATACCACATGGTCTCAACAAATTCATCTATTCTTGGAATATCAGGAAGCCAAAAGGTCAACGAGCATTCGAATATCCTATGATTCTGAAAAGAAAAGGTATAAATACTCCTGAACCTTTAGCCCTCATAGAAGATCGTAACTTTCTGAATCTCTTAGGATATAGCTATCTAATCACCATCCAGTGTGACTATGGTCATACCCTCTATGAGATGGCAGATGCTAAGCCAAAAGAATATCAATACGTGGCAAAAGCTTTAGCCCATTTCGCTGCAGACATTCATCTGCATGAAATCCTCCATAAAGACTTTACGCCAGGCAATATTCTCTGGAAACAAGATAACGAAGGCTTCCATGTCATGTTGGTAGATATCAACAGAATGGAATTCGGACCTGTAAGCGAGAAGAAAGGGCTGTATAATCTTAGAAGATTCTGGGGACCTAAAGAATTCACCCGTATTCTGGTTAGCGAATACGCCTTGCTACGCAACATAGATACCGACGAGGCTGTAGCCTATGTAATGAAAGTACGAGCTAAGTTTTGGACTAAATATGGAAAAAAGCATGATATTCCATTTCAGTTAGAATTATAG
- a CDS encoding lipopolysaccharide kinase InaA family protein has protein sequence MKIKINPKYEEMRSFIERIPDVFEKEGRVIYTGRNLIKVMEAPDGTVINVKRYHVPKGPNSLIYSLGIRKPKGERAFEYPMILEKKGIGTPAPIALIEERNAIRLLGYTYLITLQCDNLHTLYEVGDAAPGTYEKLAKALARFAADMHNKKILHKDFTPGNVLWKQDDEGFHFIIVDINRMKFGEISIKEGLYNLRKFWGPKEFIRILVSEYAKVRDYSVDEAVDYVMKERAKFWTRYGKKHPIKFKLEL, from the coding sequence ATGAAGATAAAGATAAACCCAAAATACGAAGAGATGAGAAGTTTTATCGAACGCATCCCGGATGTGTTCGAGAAGGAAGGACGTGTGATTTACACGGGTCGCAATCTCATTAAGGTGATGGAGGCTCCTGATGGAACAGTGATTAATGTAAAGCGCTATCATGTGCCAAAGGGACCTAACAGTCTGATTTATTCCCTAGGCATCAGAAAACCTAAGGGGGAGCGTGCTTTTGAATATCCGATGATATTGGAGAAGAAAGGCATCGGAACCCCTGCGCCTATTGCGCTCATCGAAGAGCGTAATGCCATCAGACTCCTGGGATATACCTATCTCATCACCCTGCAGTGTGATAACCTGCATACCCTTTACGAAGTGGGTGATGCAGCCCCTGGTACCTACGAAAAGCTGGCTAAGGCGTTGGCACGTTTTGCCGCAGATATGCACAACAAGAAAATTCTGCATAAGGATTTCACGCCGGGCAATGTGCTGTGGAAGCAGGATGATGAAGGCTTCCATTTCATCATCGTGGATATCAACCGCATGAAGTTTGGAGAAATCAGCATCAAGGAAGGACTCTATAATCTCCGAAAGTTCTGGGGACCTAAGGAATTTATCCGAATCCTGGTCTCTGAATATGCCAAGGTAAGAGATTACAGCGTGGATGAGGCTGTGGATTATGTGATGAAGGAACGCGCCAAGTTCTGGACCCGCTATGGCAAGAAGCATCCTATTAAGTTTAAGCTGGAATTATGA
- a CDS encoding transposase, translating to MAKIQIKSEKLTPFGGIFSIMEQFDALLAQTIDSTLGLRCTMFGYQYSEILRSLMCVYLCGGSCIEDVTTHLMNHLSLHPTEINGIEFELNSILVEKWKGKPYRLVIQRQRRIEGDLDIWEGEYTYRCILTNDYKSSARDIVEFYNLRGGKERIFDDMNNGFGWNRLPKSFMAQNTVFLLMTALIRNFYKAIMQRLKTHEFGLRATSRIKTFVFKFISVPAKWIKTSRRHVLNIYSDNYAYANLFKTDFG from the coding sequence ATGGCAAAGATACAAATAAAATCTGAGAAACTCACTCCTTTTGGAGGAATTTTTTCTATTATGGAGCAATTTGATGCTCTTTTAGCTCAAACCATAGATTCCACCTTGGGATTGAGATGCACTATGTTTGGTTATCAATATAGCGAAATTCTACGCTCTCTGATGTGCGTATATCTTTGTGGCGGCTCATGTATTGAGGATGTTACAACTCACCTGATGAACCATTTGTCTCTTCATCCAACTGAAATCAACGGTATTGAGTTTGAGTTGAATTCTATCCTTGTTGAGAAATGGAAAGGAAAACCGTATCGTCTTGTCATACAGAGACAAAGGCGAATAGAGGGAGACCTTGACATTTGGGAAGGCGAATATACCTACAGATGTATACTGACTAACGATTACAAGTCGAGTGCAAGAGACATTGTGGAATTCTACAATCTTCGTGGTGGCAAGGAACGCATCTTCGATGACATGAACAATGGCTTTGGCTGGAATCGGTTGCCAAAATCGTTCATGGCACAGAATACTGTATTCCTGCTTATGACAGCTCTCATCAGAAACTTCTACAAAGCTATTATGCAGAGATTGAAAACCCATGAATTTGGATTGCGTGCCACCAGCAGAATCAAGACCTTTGTGTTCAAGTTCATCTCTGTTCCTGCAAAATGGATTAAGACGTCACGTAGGCATGTATTGAACATTTATTCAGACAACTATGCTTATGCCAACCTGTTCAAGACAGACTTTGGTTAA